In the Trichoderma atroviride chromosome 4, complete sequence genome, TACAGAGCACCATCTGCATTCCCAATCACATTATCTTCAACAATGTTAATAAATACAATCATCCGTTACGCTGCGATCGACTTACTCGTATCTATCGATGTGTTGACATTGGCACCCCCTGTGTTGCGACAACTGGCACTGAGTACCGTGCCTGTGAGTATTATATTCGTACAAGACGAGTGAAAAGAGCCACTATACATGTGCACGTGAGCGACTGTTTTGAAGTGATCGACATTGAATGGTAATCCTTACTTTAGCTGAGCAACAAGGGCTCCGTTTGAGTTGCTAAAACATGAGTCGATGTTGATCTTGGTATTAAGATTGGTCTGCCCCGCATTGTTTTTGCAATCCGCAGCAATCTTCCAGTAGTTGGTGTTGCCGTCGGGAGGATATATCTGTATATTTGTGCAACTCCCTGCGTAGCCCGAGTTGGCGGATGCTCCCGCTATGAACTGGCCCAAGGCAACAATTGCCAGCGCAGCGAAACTCTTTGTCTGCATGGTGTGCGACTACAAAAGCGATTCGCAGTTACTACACACCAAACCAGCGTAGAGATCGTGGGGATGGCTTTTTCTTAATATACTGGAGCACTGCCAGATCAGGAAGCCAACCGGCTTCGCAAGCAGTGGTCTGCACTTTCTACTAGCCTTTTCAGCTG is a window encoding:
- a CDS encoding uncharacterized protein (EggNog:ENOG41~SECRETED:SignalP(1-23)) — encoded protein: MQTKSFAALAIVALGQFIAGASANSGYAGSCTNIQIYPPDGNTNYWKIAADCKNNAGQTNLNTKINIDSCFSNSNGALVAQLNGSFHSSCTNIILTGTVLSASCRNTGGANVNTSIDTNNVIGNADGALYCFNQGNL